AGGTACGCCTGGAGCAAAGTCCAATTACGCTCAGCGTTGTCACGCCGCCCCACATTCGGCATCAGGTGGGCGATCGGATGATGGTCGCCATTCCGCCGGAAGCCTGCCGGGTTGTGCCGCGCAGCACCCAGATCACGAATAAGCTAAATCAGACGATCGTGGCAATGACGGCTTAAATGACGGCTTAAATAACGGCTTAGACTCACTCAAAGTCCCCCACTTGCTGGGGGATTTAGGGGGCTGCAAGCTTTAAAACTACCCACCCCCAAGCCCGATCGCTTTGCACAACCGACCCAGGCGGATCGTCTATCCCATTTCGGACTGATAAATGTCAAACTGATAGAATCGATCGCACCGCTTCCGCAACGTTCAATTACGTTCAGGTTTTCTGCAACTGAGTTTCTGCAATTAATTTTTGCAACTTCACTTTCTGCAACCTACAATTTGCAATTTGATTCATGACTGCAACGCTCACCCAATCCACAACACTGTTAGATTTATTCGCTGGTGAAGATGACCAGATTGCGCTGATTGCGCCCAGCTATCCCGGTATTACCTATCGTCAGCTCCGTCAGCATGTCGTTGAGCTGGCAGAAACGCTAAATCAGTTTGGCATCGGTCGCGGAGACAGAATTGCGATCGCCATGCCCAACGGCGTTGAAATGATTCTGACCTACTTAGCGGCGGCAATGTGCGGCACAGCGGCTCCCCTGAATCCGAAATATAAGCCGGAGGAGTTTGCCTTTTACTACGAAGACACCCAGGCGGCTGCGCTGATTACCCTCAATGACGGCATTGAAGCGGCTCTGTCCTCTGTCACCCCGGACATGACGCTGATTAAAGCCACGGCAAAATCGGATGGAACGCTGAGCTTCGAGAAGACTGGAGGTGCAGACCGATCGCCTAAACCACCCGAACTAGCCATTCCTGAAGACGTAGCGATGATTCTGCATACGAGCGGAACTACGAGCCGTCCGAAGCGGGTTCCGATTCGCCATCGCAATCTGGCAGCCTCGGCAAAGAATATTATTGGGACGTACAGCCTAACAGCAGACGATCGCGCCCTGTGCATTATGCCGCTGTTCCATGTGCATGGGATTGTCGCTTCCATGCTTTCTACCCTGGCGTCGGGCGGAACGGTGATTTGTCCGAATGGCTTCAATGCGATGGAGTTCTGGCGGATTCTGACAGAGTTTAAGCCGACGTGGTATTCGGCAGTGCCGACGATGCACCAGTTGCTTTTGTCACGAGCAGAGCGGAATAAGGAAGCGATCGCCGCCAGTCCCCTGCGATTTATTCGATCGAGCAGTTCTTCCCTGCCGCCGATCGTCCTGGAGCGACTGGAGCAGACCTTTAACGCTCCCGTGCTAGAGGCGTACAGTATGACGGAGGCGGCGCATCAGATGACCTCTAATCCTATGCCTCCGGCAGCGCACAAGGCGGGCACAGTCGGCTACGGTCACGGCGTAGAAGTCGGCATTATGGACGAAGAAGGCAACCTGCTGGCGCAGGGCGAGCTGGGCGAAGTCGTCGTCCGGGGCGCAAACGTGGTGGACGGCTACGAGAATAACCCGGAGGCGAACGCGAAGGCATTCACCAACGGCTGGTTCCGCACAGGCGATCAGGGCTTCCTCGACCCAGAGGGCTATCTGTCTCTAACCGGACGGATCAAGGAGCTGATCAACCGGGGTGGCGAGAAGATTTCTCCCCTGGAGGTGGATAACATCCTGCTGCGTCATCCTGCTGTCGCGGAAGCGATCGCCTTTGCCGTGCCTCACAAAATGCTGGGCGAAGATATCCATGCTGCGATCGTCCTCAAGGAAAATGCCACTACGGACGACAAAGAACTGCGCGACTACTGTGCGGAGCATCTGGCAGAGTTCAAACTTCCCCGACAGTTTCACATTCTGCAAGAGATTCCTAGAGGCGCAACGGGTAAACTTCAGCGACTCAAAATGGCGGAACTGTTGAATCTGGGGGCAGAGAAGTAGCCATGAAAATCTGCATTGTCGGGGCAGGGGCGATCGGTGGATACATGGGCGCAAAGCTGGCGCTTGCCGGAGAAGAGGTAACGTTAATTGCGCGAGGGGCACACCTGGAAGCGATTAAAACGAATGGACTGATTCTGCGATCGCCGGATGGGACAGAAGACGTAGTAAAAGATGTCTTCGCCACCCAGAGCATTGGGGAGGCGGGAAAACAGGATGTGGTCGTCGTGGCACTGAAAACGCAGAGCGTCCCTGCCGTTGCGCCCGAACTGCCCGCCCTCTATGGTGAAGAAACAATGGTTGTCACCGCTCAAAATGGGATTCCCTGGTGGTATTTCCGCAAGCTGGGCAAGTATGAGGATTATCGAATTCAGTCCGTTGATCCAGACGGCATTGTGGAGGCAAATATGCCCGCCGATCGCGTCATTGGCTGCATTGTCTATCCGGCGGCGGAACTGGCGGCTCCCGGCATTGTGCAGCACCTCAAGGGCGATCGCTTTACGCTGGGCGAACTGGATGGCTCTAAAAGCGATCGGCTTCAAAAACTCGCGCAGGTCTTCCGGCAGGCGGGCTTAAAGGCTCCTGTGCGAAACCAGATCCGCAATGAGCTATGGGTCAAACTTTGGGGCAATCTGGCGTTTAATCCCATCAGTGCCCTGACTCGCGCCACGCTGGAGCAGATCTGTCAGTATCCGCTGACCCGTGAGCTAGCTCGAAATATGATGCAGGAAGCACAGACGATCGCCGAAAAGCTGGGCGTAGAGTTTGGCATTTCTCTGGAGCAGCGGATTCAGGGAGCCGAAGAAGTGGGAGCGCACAAGACCTCCATGCTGCAAGACATCGAAGCAGGCAGACCCACCGAAGTCGATGCGATCGTGGGAGCCGTTGCCGAACTGGGACGACTAAC
This is a stretch of genomic DNA from Leptolyngbya ohadii IS1. It encodes these proteins:
- a CDS encoding acyl--CoA ligase, giving the protein MTATLTQSTTLLDLFAGEDDQIALIAPSYPGITYRQLRQHVVELAETLNQFGIGRGDRIAIAMPNGVEMILTYLAAAMCGTAAPLNPKYKPEEFAFYYEDTQAAALITLNDGIEAALSSVTPDMTLIKATAKSDGTLSFEKTGGADRSPKPPELAIPEDVAMILHTSGTTSRPKRVPIRHRNLAASAKNIIGTYSLTADDRALCIMPLFHVHGIVASMLSTLASGGTVICPNGFNAMEFWRILTEFKPTWYSAVPTMHQLLLSRAERNKEAIAASPLRFIRSSSSSLPPIVLERLEQTFNAPVLEAYSMTEAAHQMTSNPMPPAAHKAGTVGYGHGVEVGIMDEEGNLLAQGELGEVVVRGANVVDGYENNPEANAKAFTNGWFRTGDQGFLDPEGYLSLTGRIKELINRGGEKISPLEVDNILLRHPAVAEAIAFAVPHKMLGEDIHAAIVLKENATTDDKELRDYCAEHLAEFKLPRQFHILQEIPRGATGKLQRLKMAELLNLGAEK
- a CDS encoding 2-dehydropantoate 2-reductase codes for the protein MKICIVGAGAIGGYMGAKLALAGEEVTLIARGAHLEAIKTNGLILRSPDGTEDVVKDVFATQSIGEAGKQDVVVVALKTQSVPAVAPELPALYGEETMVVTAQNGIPWWYFRKLGKYEDYRIQSVDPDGIVEANMPADRVIGCIVYPAAELAAPGIVQHLKGDRFTLGELDGSKSDRLQKLAQVFRQAGLKAPVRNQIRNELWVKLWGNLAFNPISALTRATLEQICQYPLTRELARNMMQEAQTIAEKLGVEFGISLEQRIQGAEEVGAHKTSMLQDIEAGRPTEVDAIVGAVAELGRLTNTPTPHIDAIYGSVKLLEAQQK